The genomic region tttttaaatcgactcggTCCTCTtaatttccggacaaaccccGTACATTCATTTTAGTGATCAAATATAGCGATGATAATGATAAAAACCGGCATATTTGTTCCACAACAGATTTTTAACGATAATGCGAATTGCTTAATAGACTTACTGCAACTGGCTTACAACTCTAGTACAGACCACGGAACAACTCACAAAATAGGCCTAATTTCGATACAAACATTAAGTTTAACTATCACAATAAAATACAGTCTTCTGCTTCAATCATAACTGTAATTTATTAACTAAAtgtataataatacaataaatttaaagttgaTTAGCGGTTTCAATGATCCACGAGCGCTCGGCTGCAATATTAGTGAAGACAGCCGGATTGCCCTTGTTGCCACAACCGTAACCCCAGGAAACCAAACCGACCAGCTGATTATCAACCACTAATGGATCACCAGCTTGACCATTACAAGCTTGCAGATTACTAGCAAGGCCACACAACATGGTATTCAACACTTCATCCTCGCTGTACTTATAGTCGCCGGAACCACATTCTTCGGCGTCAATTGTTCTCACTGCAACATCAACGAGACTGTTGTTGGCTGCCCAACCGGTCACCACACCTTTGGCACCGTTTGCCGGCAGTTCGCTGGCTAACTCAATGGAACCACTTTCCACTGATTCGGCTAATTTCAAAACGGCCACATCGTTCTCCATGGTGACAAAATCAAATCGCGGATTGAAACTTTGCGCCGCGATTTCAACGATTTTTTCGCCATTATTGACACCGACAGCCAGTTGGGAAGCATCGTAGAAAGCCAAGCATTGCGCAGCAGTCACAACGGTATTTTCATTAATCAAAGCACCACCACAGATTATAGGTGAACCATCTTTACCTTGTATTGAAACGAGGTAGGGATGCGCTTGTATGGTCGTCGGGACACCACCTTCAATATCGGAGGCGAATGTATTACTAGAGTATGCTAAGATCACTAGCAGGATAGTACAAGCAAATAACTTCgccattctttttttttgacagataaaCTATTTTAAAGCCACTATAGTTAACTTCGAGGTTTAAGTCTGTTAATTATGGTGTTAAATGTTCAACTATGCCCTACTCGATAATCGTGTGCCTTTATATACCATCAAAAGCGTCCAATATTTATTATGTGTGCTGCATTAACTGTTTACAGAGAATGCAGTTAATTGAGAACAAACCTATTTACTGCAATTCGATGTTTAATTGATTGTTCCAAACAAGAGTCGTAATATAATACATCATCTCTAAGGCACTAGACAATAGTTGTATGGCAACATTGTTGAGTCCAGGTGTTCTATCGCCTATTACGTAGTAGCTAAAGTTGAGTTTACTTGCTTGAAGCCTACGTCAGTTAATTCTAATATAGATTCTACAGTTTTTGTTTATCATAAAAGCAACGAAAGCACAATTGGAGAAAAATACACTTATGTCAGATACCACAAACCGCATGATCTTAAAGCCGCAAAGTGGAATAGCATGAGCTTATTAAATAATTAGTAGATCGGCTTTCGTGGAATTTGAGTTATAGAAACCATTGTCAGCTTCAAAGCAACATTGTCtacattaaattcatttaatcTGTTATGTGGCCCTTGAGATACTCAGTAGCTCATATTACTGATAAGCTTTTAGCTGAATGATTTAAGAATCAGGtaacaaatgaattataaacaacatttattttagatataaactcattttatttaattaagttttatatggaaaaaagtAACTCCATATTACAAGGACTTTGCCGAGCTGGAGATCCACGATGCTAAAGATGGAATATCAGTGAAGACAGCTGGATTACCCTTGTTGCCACAACCATAACCCCAGGAAACCAAACCAACCAATTTCTTGTTTGCAATCAAAGGACTTCCGGGGAAAGCGCCACAAGCATTTGCGTTAGTCGCAAGTCCGCACAACATTGTGGATAAGATTTCATCTTCACTGTAGCTGTAGTCACCTGAACCACATTCCGAGGTGCCAATGACAGTCTCCGCAATATCTACCAAGTTGTTGCTGGCGTCCCAGGTGGTCACCACACCACTAATTCCATTTGTTGGTTGTTCGCTGGCCACTGCGATGGTACCAACGCTCACTGCTTCAGCCAATTTCACTAGGGCCACATCATTCTCCATGGTGGTGAAATCAAAACCTGAATTGAAGGTGCTGCTGGCAATTTTCACGACTTTAGCGCCATTGCTGACACCGACCACCAGCTGTGATACATCGTAGAAATTCAAACACTGTGCTGCAGTGACAACCGTCTTTGTATCAATTAAGACACCACCACAGACTTTTGAGCCGTCGGTACCCTGTAGCGAGACGACATAGGGGTGTGCTGAAATCGTGGTGGCTACACCACCCTCAGCTCCATCAGCGTTGATGTTAGAGACGCAGGCAGCGATCACGAGCAAAACACTAGAAATGTATAACTTGGCCATCTTTATATGAACTGTAGTTCTCTTAATGGAGCTCAGCGATTAGTTCTTAATTTCTTTGGTGTCGAAATCTCAACTATGAATTATTCATACTTTCATGCTCTTATATACGTTCAAAAACCTGCTGCGCGCTTCTAAGCATTGTTTATTTTGTCTGCCGAAGGGAGAGAGAGTGGTAGAGTTTGGCTCAATCGGTAAGCAATTATAGCGTTATCTGTTAAATTACTAAAAGATTGTAgaatataattgtttattttattctaaaaagaaaaataagttaaatttcgCAGTAGAATAAGaggtacatacattcatactatggtagtcgaaaaagtgttttcgtatttctaatcaaactttaactttttttttatattcatactaacaaataaataaacaaataaatatgttccattttttgccatttttccgctagagacattattccatcactGTAAAACTTTCaacagtgtaaatcgaaatttccagaacgaaagctAGCGAGCttttgttgtgctacacgaattgATACAGCATGGCCTCcgaaaacttcacaaatttcattggtcgCTTACGTGGCATtccttcccttttttatacaaaaatttcaaaatatagcgaatttcttcattattttcactcatttttgaaaagctgtaacttttttcaacttccgtgaatttaattttttattttttttggttaaatgaagcttaaaatctcacctttccaacacgatatggtatgatacaatgcgactggtagcactggagatatacgagtgcaacgacatctatggacaaaatgcgaaaagactttttcgactacccaatatatgagGTTTTAGTCACTTTTCATAATAACGGGTGTCAATTttgtgtataatttattttatcaataagTCTGCCTTTTTTCTTCGTcaggacatacatatgtttttttatttttgactatttccttttaataataaaagcaacaaaagtaataaaatgaaatagaaaaacattaataataataaaacttctGATGCCACAAATTAGAAGTCTagataaattttgtaaagaagTTTTAAAATGGGGACTTCCAtcatataatataatgtatatcGCTCAATCTGGgtattttttttactcaatGTTTTTCATTATCCAATCGCATAAAAGTGTTTTCCTGTGCCTGCCGCCGCTTTGCACACCCgaacatattatttattactgACATTATTAATATAGAACTAGCAGCCGAAACTTAtgttactaaattttaattatttttgttaaattttgtctGCAAATAACAAGGAGATTTCGTTTCACAAATAACCATAAGCACTTTTCCTTTTACTTACCCCGAACTAACGACATACAACTGTGCAAATAATAACTCAAACCGTAATTTGTGTGTCTATTCAGCCTGAACTAGCTAAGCAATTAATAatcaaattatttgaatatcGTTTTGTTTACTGTCTGTTCGCCCGCCCGTGctagcgataacttgagtaaaaattgtgtgTTTCTTGGATAATTGCTACGTGCACAAAATGCCGTTAAGCGGAAGTTTTTAAATAGGTACAGTCATACcaaaaattaagatacaaaactgtaTTTTGGTCTACCATAGTGAAGTATGGAGGGGCATTTgtagattaaattttttaaaaactaggATTGAATCTACCAAATCTACCAAAATCGACTTTTGCAcacaaaaaatgataaaatcgATTGATAACCTGACCCATACTCCATATATCGGTAATCGGACTAAATCCCCTCCTACACACCATACATTACAATTTCAAGCACCAATGAAGTTatcggaataaaattttacacaagcaATCCTCCTTAGGTTGTGCTATCTCTCgactaaaaaatgtcaaatttggaccataactgttcaagcccccaCATTTCGAATATATGAACcttagtatatatacatatatattttcacgtAGTTCCTAGTTGGAACATAGGGCCTCAATAAACaacttataattaattttatttacggctataaatttaatttctttccaAAACTTCTTCTCTGTGCTTCTGCTTCGACTTCCCGTCTCCAGGTGTTGGCTGGTGTCTCGCGTCTTCAGTAGATTCCAATCTAGCGCTGTTCTGCTAATGTCGTCTTAAGGCTTTCGTATAGTGTGGCCGATCCATTTCCATTTACGACGTCGAATTTCGATACGGACCGGTAGCTGTTTAGTTACGGTCCAGAAATTAATATTGCTAATAACGTTAGGCCAGAATATCCGCAAAATTTTTCGAAGACATCGATTACAAAAGGATTGCAGTGATTGTAAAACATTCGCTGCAATAATCCACGTCTCGCAGCCATATAATACAACGGATTTCACGCTTGAATCGAATATTTTTAGCTTCGTGCGTATGGATATATGTGTTGATCTCCAGACTTTATCCAACATTCCGAAGGTAGCGCGACCTTTGGATGTACGGTTTCGTATATCGGCTGCTGGTCCACCGTTTTTAGATATGATGCTACCTAAATAGCAGAACTCGTCGACTTCTTCGAGACATGTTCCAGCGATCTGTAGGTTTGGCTTTTCGGTTGTGTTGATGCGCGTGAATTTGGTCTTCgctatattaattttaagtccAGTTTGTGCGGCGAGATCACTAACAGCTTCTAGTTTCAAGGaaatgtgcaaatatttatggGACAACAGACAGAGCTACCGCTTAAACCCCAAGATATTCCTCTATTAGTCGCACACTATTGACGCATCACCAAATCCAATACCAAATTGAATAAAAGGGGAGATAGCACGCACCCCTGCCTGACACCAGTCCTGACTTGAATTCCgctacttaaaatatttccacacCTTACTCGACAACTAGCTCCTGAGACCAGCTGTTTTAttaggttaattaatttttccggAACTCCTTTGCATACAAGGGCTCTCCAAATCGCATCATGTTTGAGAGTGTCAAACGCTTTCTCAAAATCGATAAAGCAAAGGTAGAGAGGAGTTCCCACTCTACCGACTGCTCTACAATCACTCGTAAGGTGTTGATGTGATCGACACATGAGCAATGGGGTCTGAAACCAGCTTGTTCTTTACGTAGCCCATGCATCAGCGAATCAGATAACCTTTTGTGAATTATAtgcgttattattttattcaccaTACTTAGTAGTGTTATTCCTCTCCAGGGCTTAGTGCTTATAACTGATTTTTACCGAAAATGTGGTTAAAACTGtgagataatattttttcaataattttgtgctcttgtgttaaaaatgggttaaatcgagTTAATACTTCCTATAGTCCCTTACATTTACTTACTCAACATGATAACTTTCGAACTTCTGcttgactttataccacatatTTTGGTCAATATGTTAAATCTCTTAGCAAAATTAGTTGAACTTGTTAGCATAACGAATAATgccaaaatttaatgcaatcaGTTCAGACCATACCATAACCATAGTACAACAGATATAGTGATTTCCAAACTTCCACCTAAATTTTATGATAGCAACCAACAGAGGTAAGGAATACACATAATTGACCAtgtattattaaacaaaatattgtttcGCTTTGAGTATGCGTGAAATCGGTCTAGACCTTGGTCTAAAGCTCATATTCTTGATAAAATTACTTCCGACTGTCTGGTTGTCTTTTCCTCATATatccaatatattaaattaagattttttctttgtatatatGAAAGAGTATATAACTCTTGCGACATGTTGCAACAGAGTATAATACTcgtatagttttgttcacctaagcGAGGTAGATATAggattgtataaatataaatgatctggATGACCAAACGAGTGGAAATGAGTATtactgtctgtctgcccgtccgtccaaGCACAAGCTGTAACTATTGAATAGGTAAAAGGAAATAGGTTTAATGTATACAACTCCTAGAATACCAAGGCTACAATAACCACTAAGAATAAATCCCTTAAGCACCCCTACCGACAATGTAAAAATGGtagaaatcggaagataacatccgggtgactttattcCATATGGTTGGTGATGGCACCACGGTAGTTCCCTGACTTTGAATCTagtaagttgcaagagtttaaaTTATTCGTACACCACCTTACTTAGTCCTTCATTACTTGGTAATATAGTGGATCGTTCACTACGTAATTTCGTTTGATGAGAACAGCTgatcttattgaattttttcgcagCCAACTTCACACTTCACCGCCTTATGCTTATAGATTTGAACATCTGATATAATAAggcttgtttgtaaaaaaaaaatcttaaatttttaagaataatttttatttggtgccCTGTCGATGATGAAAAATCGAGAAAAgctatttaattatataatggaaaaaatacaattcaaacAAGGCGAAAATTATGTGATGTGTGCGGATAAAATGTGTTGACCGAACGCCAATGTAACAAttgatttgcaaaatttcgttcCGGCAATTTCGATCTTGGAAGGACTTTTGAGGCcaatgtgaataaaataaaatcattggTCGATGTAAATTGGCGAATAACAACTCGAGagatttctgaaaattttaatttgtctaACGCGACCGTTTACAAACACATGAAGCGTCTAGGATTGATTTCAAAGCTTGACATATGGGATCCTCACGTTCTTACATAATGAAATTTGCTACgtcgcattaacgactgtgattttcttatcaaacgtcAAAGAGTGACCCATTTTTGGAGCGCATTGTTACTGGTGACGCACAGTGGTTTGtttacaagtatgtacatatgtaaaacacAAAAGATTATTGTCTTAAAAGAATGAACCAGTTCAAACCACTTCCAAGGCCGATAATCACCAAACAAGGTTATCTTGTCTGTTTGGTATGATTTCAAAGGAATCGTTTTTTGAGCTTTTACCCCGTTAAGTGTTGCTCACATTACTTACTGATAAGTTTTCTGCTGAATGAATTAAGAATCAGGTAAGAAAtgaattataaacaaattttattttagatttaaccttattttatttaattaaattttatatggaGAAAAGTAGCTCCATATTACAAAGACTTTGCAGAGCTGGAGATCCACGATGCTAAAGATGGAATATCTGTGAAGACAGCTGGATTACCCTTGTTGCCACAACCATAACCCCAGGAAACCAAACCAACCAATTTCTTGTTTGCAATCAAAGGACTTCCGGGTAAAGCGCCACAAGCATTTGCATTAGTCGCAAGTCCGCACAACATTGTGGATAAGATTTCATCTTCACTGTAGCTGTAGTCACCTGAACCACATTCCGAGGTGCCAATGACAGTCTCCGCAATATCTACCAAGTTGTTGCTGGCGTCCCAGGTGGTCACCACACCACTAATTCCATTTGTTGGTTGTTCGCTGGCCACTGCGATGGTGCCAACGCTCACTGCTTCAGCCAATTTCACTAAGGCCACATCATTCTCCATGGTGGTGAAATCAAAACCTGAATTGAAGGTGCTGCTGGCAATTTTCACGACTTTAGCGCCATTGCTGACACCGACCACCAGCTGTGATACATCGTAGAAATTCAAACACTGTGCTGCAGTGACAACGGTCTTTGTATCAATTAAGACACCACCACAGACTTTTGAGCCGTCGGTACCCTGTAGCGAGACGACATAGGGGTGTGCTGAAATCGTGGTGGCTACACCACCCTCAGCTCCATCAGCGGTGATGTTAGAGACGCAGGCAGCGATCACGAGCAAAACACTAGAAATGTATAACTTGGCCATCTTTATATGAACTGTAGTTCTCTTAATGGAGCTCAGCGATTAGTTCTTAATTTCTTTGGTGTCGAAATCTCAACTATGAATTATTCATACTTTCATGCCCTTATATACGTTCAAAAACCTGCTGCGCGCTTCCAAGCATTGTTTATTTTGTCTGTGGAAGGGAGAGAGGGAGGTAGAGTTTGGCTCAATCGGTAAGCAATTATAGCGTTATCTGTCAAATTACTAAAAGATTGTAgaatataattgtttattttattctaaaaagaaaaataagttaaatttcgCAGTAGAATAAGaggtacatacattcatactatggtagtcgaaaaagtgttttcgtatttctaatcaaactttaactttttttttatattcatactaacaaataaataaacaaataaatatgttccattttttgccatttttccactagagacattattccatcactGTAAAACTTTCaacagtgtaaatcgaaatttccagaacgaaagctAGCAAGCttttgttgtgctacacgaattgATACAGCATGGCCTCcgaaaacttcacaaatttcattggtcgCTTACGTGGCATTCCTtccctttttttatacaaaaatttcaaattatagcgaatttcttcattattttcactcatttttgaaaagctgtaactttttttcaacttccctgaatttaattttttattttttttggttaaatgaagcttaaaatcttcgtcaggacatacatatgtacatatgtttttttatttttgactatttccttttaataataaaagcaacaaaagtaataaaatgaaaaggaaaaacatCAATAATAAAACTTCTGTTGCCACAAATTAAAAgtctatataaattttgtaaagaagTTTTAAAATGGAGACTTCCAtcatataatataatgtatatcGCTCAATCTGGGTATTTTTTACTCATTGTTTTTCATTATCCAATCGCATAAAAGTGTTTTCCTGTGCCTGCCGCCGCTTTGCACACCCgaacatattatttattactgacattattgatatgtatgtatgtatatgtgtattatgttactaaatttgaattatttttgtaaaattttgccTGCAAATAACAAAGAGATTTACTTACTCCGAACTAACGACATACAACTGTGCAAATAATAACTCAAACCGTAAATTGTGTGTCTATTCAACCTGAACTAGCTGTgcaattaataatgaaataaattgaatagCGTTTTGTTTACTGTCTGTTGGCCCGCCCGTGctagcgataacttgagtaaaaattgtgtgTTTCTTGGATAATTGCCACGCGCACAAAATGCCGTTaagcgaaaatttttaaatgggTACAGTCATACcaaaaattaagttataaaacTGTATTTTGCTCTAGTGAAGCGTGGAGGGGCATTTGTAGATGAAACTTTTTGAAAAGTGGTTGATCCAACTACCACCACTCACCTAAATCTACCAAAATCGTCTTTTGTACCAACtgtgtgaaaattaatgaaatcgttTGAGAACCGGATCCATAACCCAAATaaccgttttgaaaattttgcgattactaattatataaatacatgtatgtgcGAAAACCAATTTCACAAATCTATATGGTGCTTATGAGAAATCggtataaaaattgaacaatgaGCGTGGCCCGCCCACCTTTGGTTGAAGTCCCATATCTGATGTACTACTTGAATTTACTGTATAGCAATATCCTATTATTATTACAAGTATACATATTACTTACTTaccaccgtaccattcacagtaagcaatgactcaaataaagttgaaccgcgtacattaatcaataccTTTCTTTGGTGATgaacttgcaaacgtatttgatcgatttcatcaaactgcaatattaaacattgatataagttttgaatgtgaattagacaataagggtgaatatagtacgatccatgtgttgtcaacttcgatattcactcttctaagttgaatgctgaatgttctgttaTCTGGCGAGCGACGCTGATAGAGTTGAtttccatcatttccagtttgtgtttccgaaaaaaaagcacgtggatagtgtttcgtgcatttattgtcagacatacaaaccaaagagatgaaccatattggtttccacaacttcgtataatactggatttTTCTCTACATgtggaatttccgcagaaatgatttcatcaatttgatctggtgtaaccatcaTCCTAAAAGGAATGTTTGCGTGTTGCATACctcacttttgccactcaacaaagtacatctagcatccaacagcaccacatatacgttgcttcaagataaagtcaatcaaacatcgtaactgttgtttgaaaagtcgtgctgtgacatcgtgacgatcgcttgctgattggcCGCGATTCATAATtccgcacatacatacatatgtatgggagTACTCAGTTatgtgccttgggctgccaatgtacatatgttgacgccaaaaagaacgccgagCGATATTAGCATCGTAACatatttcaatctgtaattgagcactttgtgtgaagcacaaataacgttttcactgaataaatttcaataattttatttttgaataaccggaataaagaaagcaaacgacagatttgacaattgaaaaacaaaaaaaaaaaaattgagaataaaaatgtttgtatgtaaagttacttttttggaattgtccaattttccgacttttcctaacgaaaagcatacggtttttttatttctaaactttccccgatccacagcgaacaacctctgaaaatttaattaagattgGTTCAGTCGTTCTCGAGCATTaacgttactaacaaacaaacattcactcgtttgtatggaaaaaagaaaagggctctttttaggggctttccggaaattattcgaaaaaaaaccttttttgaaCCTcagtgaacattaaaaaaaaagaattggccaaattggtccaggcgttgttgagttatgcgcttagcaacacattttgcgattcattctTATATCTATAagatacatatcgtcacctgaaatgcaaaataacgtaacaacattttcggaaatgtacaatggcatgaatgaaacatgtaataaaatggaacatgagtgaaacaaaattttaatattggttaaaactggtttatatctgaccgcagaacctgaaaatgttgaacatatgtaatatacgTATTATGTACGTAAtgtgattacgcttcactaatcaataagacactcaatttcgaattttttgatgatacgttattttgcatttcaggtgat from Bactrocera tryoni isolate S06 chromosome 3, CSIRO_BtryS06_freeze2, whole genome shotgun sequence harbors:
- the LOC120772907 gene encoding trypsin theta-like — translated: MAKLFACTILLVILAYSSNTFASDIEGGVPTTIQAHPYLVSIQGKDGSPIICGGALINENTVVTAAQCLAFYDASQLAVGVNNGEKIVEIAAQSFNPRFDFVTMENDVAVLKLAESVESGSIELASELPANGAKGVVTGWAANNSLVDVAVRTIDAEECGSGDYKYSEDEVLNTMLCGLASNLQACNGQAGDPLVVDNQLVGLVSWGYGCGNKGNPAVFTNIAAERSWIIETANQL
- the LOC120771892 gene encoding trypsin-like; the encoded protein is MAKLYISSVLLVIAACVSNITADGAEGGVATTISAHPYVVSLQGTDGSKVCGGVLIDTKTVVTAAQCLNFYDVSQLVVGVSNGAKVVKIASSTFNSGFDFTTMENDVALVKLAEAVSVGTIAVASEQPTNGISGVVTTWDASNNLVDIAETVIGTSECGSGDYSYSEDEILSTMLCGLATNANACGALPGSPLIANKKLVGLVSWGYGCGNKGNPAVFTDIPSLASWISSSAKSL
- the LOC120771815 gene encoding trypsin-like gives rise to the protein MAKLYISSVLLVIAACVSNINADGAEGGVATTISAHPYVVSLQGTDGSKVCGGVLIDTKTVVTAAQCLNFYDVSQLVVGVSNGAKVVKIASSTFNSGFDFTTMENDVALVKLAEAVSVGTIAVASEQPTNGISGVVTTWDASNNLVDIAETVIGTSECGSGDYSYSEDEILSTMLCGLATNANACGAFPGSPLIANKKLVGLVSWGYGCGNKGNPAVFTDIPSLASWISSSAKSL